AGTTCGGCTACCGTCTTACGTCCTTCTGCTTCAAGATCCACTCCAATCATCTCCCCAAGATTCTGATCGGGATCAAGATCGACGAGCAAGAGTGGAGTGTCCCCTTTCCTGATGAAATAATCAGCCATCAGGCTTACAAAACTTGTTTTGCCGGTACCTCCCCGGCCCATTGTGACAATAATCTTCATGGTACTATCAAATGTTAGCCGGACAGAAAATTCTGTTCAAGGGACTCGGCAAGAGTTTGAACTGCTGTCACCGCTTTATATTCTGTTTCTGTTATCACTGGCTTTCCTATCATTCCTGATGCGAGAATATCCTGATCATATGGAATATATGCCAGGATCGAAACATTATGTTCTTTGGCTGATTCACGGATTCTGTTCTCCACGTCCGGGCCGGTCACTCTATTTGCTATATATGCAATGTTTGGTATTCCTGACGGCCTGGCAAGGTCTGCGATTCTCCCTGCAGTTATTAATGATGCCTGATGTGCGTCTGTTATGATTAAGAGGATATCAACATTCTTCGCAGTTCCTCTCCCCAGATGTTCCACTCCTGCCTCCATATCCATAATAAGGATTTCATTACGCTCGACAATGAGATGAGACATCAGTGTCCGGATGAGGTTATGAGCCGGACATG
This Methanospirillum lacunae DNA region includes the following protein-coding sequences:
- a CDS encoding ATP-binding protein; protein product: MKIAIAGKGGVGKTFIAGTLACMYAAKGLKTIAIDADTSPNLALMLGMSPEEASRILPIAENQILIDEKTKTDFPGVFKLSYTVDDIVSSQAASTPCGVQLLVMGMVRAMGSGCACPAHNLIRTLMSHLIVERNEILIMDMEAGVEHLGRGTAKNVDILLIITDAHQASLITAGRIADLARPSGIPNIAYIANRVTGPDVENRIRESAKEHNVSILAYIPYDQDILASGMIGKPVITETEYKAVTAVQTLAESLEQNFLSG